A section of the Streptomyces sp. NBC_00178 genome encodes:
- a CDS encoding sortase has protein sequence MRNTRIGAGICLAVGSLAFAAPVAEAADPAGEQTIRISPAHASPGAQVTVSTRACGKETYGKGTSEAGGAFHLFEGDRKGVLVGVFEIPKDAAPGTDTVTVKCPPRIKMTDTYRITDRAPSGGVDAGFGTPTDTSTQLALGSLLLAGAAAGGVVRMRRRAAAARG, from the coding sequence ATGCGCAACACACGCATCGGTGCGGGTATCTGTCTGGCCGTAGGTTCCCTTGCCTTCGCGGCCCCCGTGGCGGAGGCGGCCGACCCGGCCGGTGAACAGACCATCCGCATCAGCCCGGCGCACGCCTCGCCCGGCGCACAGGTCACTGTCAGCACCAGGGCCTGCGGCAAGGAGACCTACGGCAAGGGAACGTCGGAGGCGGGCGGCGCCTTCCACCTCTTCGAGGGCGACCGCAAGGGCGTGCTCGTCGGTGTGTTCGAGATCCCGAAGGACGCGGCGCCCGGTACGGACACCGTCACCGTGAAGTGTCCTCCCCGGATCAAGATGACGGACACCTACCGCATCACCGACCGTGCCCCGAGCGGCGGCGTGGACGCCGGCTTCGGTACCCCCACGGACACGAGCACCCAGCTCGCGCTGGGCAGCCTGCTGCTCGCCGGGGCGGCGGCCGGGGGAGTGGTCAGGATGCGCCGCCGCGCCGCCGCCGCACGCGGCTGA
- a CDS encoding class F sortase, protein METVPTNSPTSQTFPAVKHIVWALVAGTVLVITGLRDDRPPQPPAAAAAPAPPAAPAPPAAPMPNPAGRPARSVPVWPAPPYTALPYAAAEHPEPRTPALVRRPTAPPALVPRPPARPAPLLPAAGFLPPTGPAPARPGEAPTASPRPAPGRSTLPARPAVRPLPPVTPTRLRIPSLKVDAPLMKLGLDAAGALKPPPDNNPVLAGWYAGGTVPGAVGTAVTAGHVDTRLGPGVFQTLALMRTGATVEIVREDLSTAVFTVYAVETYGKKSFPDAKVYGPSARPELRVITCGGVYDKKSGYRDNVVVFASLTASR, encoded by the coding sequence ATGGAGACCGTGCCCACGAACAGCCCGACGTCCCAGACCTTCCCGGCCGTGAAGCACATCGTCTGGGCACTGGTGGCGGGGACCGTGCTCGTGATCACCGGGCTGCGCGACGACAGGCCGCCCCAGCCCCCGGCCGCCGCCGCGGCCCCCGCACCGCCCGCGGCCCCCGCACCGCCCGCGGCCCCCATGCCGAACCCGGCGGGCCGACCGGCCCGTTCGGTGCCGGTCTGGCCCGCGCCGCCGTACACCGCGCTGCCGTACGCGGCGGCGGAACACCCCGAGCCCCGCACCCCCGCCCTCGTCCGCCGGCCCACCGCGCCGCCGGCCCTCGTCCCCCGGCCCCCGGCCCGGCCGGCGCCACTGCTCCCGGCAGCGGGCTTCCTCCCACCGACCGGACCGGCGCCCGCACGCCCGGGTGAAGCCCCCACGGCCTCGCCGCGTCCCGCGCCCGGCCGGAGCACCCTCCCGGCGCGGCCCGCCGTCCGGCCGCTTCCGCCCGTGACGCCCACCCGCCTGCGCATTCCCAGCCTCAAGGTGGACGCGCCCCTGATGAAGCTGGGCCTGGACGCCGCGGGCGCCCTGAAGCCCCCGCCCGACAACAATCCGGTGCTCGCGGGGTGGTACGCCGGGGGCACGGTTCCGGGTGCCGTGGGTACCGCCGTCACCGCCGGACACGTGGACACCCGCCTCGGTCCCGGTGTCTTCCAGACCCTGGCGCTGATGCGCACAGGGGCGACCGTGGAGATCGTCCGGGAGGACCTGAGCACCGCGGTGTTCACCGTCTACGCCGTCGAGACCTACGGCAAGAAGAGCTTCCCCGACGCGAAGGTCTACGGGCCCTCGGCCCGCCCCGAGCTACGGGTGATCACCTGCGGGGGCGTCTACGACAAGAAGTCCGGCTACCGGGACAACGTCGTGGTCTTCGCCTCCCTGACCGCGTCCCGCTGA